In Deltaproteobacteria bacterium, one DNA window encodes the following:
- a CDS encoding nitronate monooxygenase: MKEKEEGMSNIICKALGIRYPIILGGMAGIGRARLTAAVSDAGALGLLGAGPWNGSELKAQIRRVRDLTGKTFGVNIPVGSEHAEDLIETVIAEGVQVVATSAGDPQRFTPKLKRHNIFVMHVVPTSAYAVIAEEAGVDAVVAEGVESGGMTSLEEVSTFVLVPQVVDAVKCPVIAAGGIGDGRGLAAALALGADGVQMGTVFMATAECEISRVFKEIMIRARETDTRLVRQERSSRRTFKEEFIRTSLNDQPELAADLQTDLDFSLRGAGQVTGLVHKIQPVKEVIDRMIKEVGEVLPHISEKLS; the protein is encoded by the coding sequence ATGAAGGAAAAGGAAGAAGGCATGTCAAACATAATCTGCAAGGCGTTAGGGATCCGTTATCCGATTATATTAGGCGGAATGGCGGGAATAGGCAGGGCGCGGCTAACGGCCGCTGTAAGTGACGCCGGGGCGCTGGGACTTCTCGGGGCCGGTCCCTGGAACGGATCGGAATTAAAGGCCCAGATCAGGCGCGTGCGGGATCTGACCGGGAAAACCTTTGGGGTTAATATCCCGGTTGGTTCGGAACATGCCGAAGATCTGATCGAAACGGTCATCGCCGAAGGTGTTCAGGTGGTGGCGACCTCTGCTGGCGATCCGCAGCGCTTTACGCCAAAGTTAAAGAGGCATAACATCTTTGTAATGCATGTAGTCCCGACCTCGGCTTATGCGGTCATTGCTGAGGAAGCCGGTGTTGATGCCGTCGTGGCCGAGGGTGTGGAATCAGGAGGCATGACCAGCCTGGAGGAGGTTTCGACCTTTGTTCTCGTGCCGCAGGTGGTGGATGCCGTGAAATGTCCGGTCATTGCCGCTGGCGGGATTGGTGACGGCCGGGGGCTGGCGGCCGCCCTGGCTCTGGGCGCTGATGGTGTCCAGATGGGCACGGTGTTTATGGCCACTGCGGAGTGTGAGATTTCCCGCGTCTTTAAAGAAATAATGATCAGGGCCAGGGAGACGGACACCAGGCTTGTGCGGCAAGAAAGATCCTCACGCCGAACCTTCAAAGAGGAATTTATCCGCACCAGCTTGAACGATCAGCCGGAACTTGCCGCCGATTTGCAGACTGACCTGGATTTTTCCTTGCGCGGCGCGGGTCAGGTAACCGGCCTGGTTCATAAAATTCAACCGGTGAAGGAGGTCATTGACCGGATGATCAAGGAGGTCGGCGAGGTCTTGCCTCACATCTCGGAGAAGCTCTCCTGA
- a CDS encoding PatB family C-S lyase: MKYDFDKIIDRRNTSCAKWDAVEPLYGDKEVLPMWVADMDFKAPPPVIEALKKQADHGIFGYTFKPLSYYEPLLRWLERRQGWKVEKEWLTYSPGVVTALNVCVLALTQPGDKIILQPPVYYPFFRVVLNNGRQVVNNPLKFENGRYLMDFDDLDKRISSRTRLMIISSPHNPVGRAWEQEELVRLGQFCLKNDIVLISDEIHSDLIYPGHKHIPTASISEELSLKTITCVAPSKTFNLAGLKTSVIIIPDPKLRQRFNIMLGNIGIGMDNSFGLVALESAYQYGEEWLDQLLEYLRQNMEFSISYFEEKIPQIKVIRPEATYLLWLDCRKLGLNNEELKKFMIKKAKVGLDDGPPFGPGGEGFQRMNIACPRAVLEQGLKRIESAVRAL, encoded by the coding sequence ATGAAGTATGACTTTGACAAGATAATAGACCGCCGGAACACCAGCTGTGCAAAATGGGACGCCGTTGAACCGCTTTACGGGGATAAGGAAGTGCTCCCCATGTGGGTGGCGGATATGGATTTTAAGGCGCCGCCGCCGGTGATCGAGGCCCTTAAAAAACAGGCCGACCATGGTATATTCGGGTATACGTTTAAGCCGCTCTCATATTATGAGCCCTTGCTGCGCTGGCTGGAAAGGCGGCAGGGCTGGAAAGTCGAGAAAGAATGGCTGACATACAGCCCCGGGGTCGTGACAGCCTTGAATGTTTGCGTGTTGGCCCTGACACAGCCCGGGGATAAGATCATCCTTCAGCCGCCTGTCTATTATCCATTCTTCAGGGTGGTCTTAAACAACGGACGTCAGGTCGTGAACAACCCGCTCAAGTTTGAAAACGGACGCTACCTCATGGATTTTGATGATCTTGACAAAAGGATCAGTTCCCGCACCAGGCTGATGATTATCTCCAGTCCGCACAATCCTGTCGGACGCGCCTGGGAACAGGAAGAGCTTGTCAGGCTCGGTCAGTTCTGCCTTAAAAACGATATTGTTTTGATCTCTGATGAAATCCACTCAGACCTGATTTACCCAGGCCATAAGCACATCCCCACGGCCTCGATCTCCGAGGAGCTTTCCTTAAAGACCATTACCTGCGTCGCTCCGAGCAAGACCTTTAATCTGGCCGGGCTTAAAACATCCGTCATCATCATCCCTGATCCCAAACTTCGCCAGCGTTTCAACATTATGCTCGGAAATATCGGGATAGGCATGGATAACTCCTTTGGACTGGTGGCCCTGGAAAGCGCTTATCAATACGGTGAAGAATGGCTGGACCAGCTCCTTGAGTACCTTCGCCAGAACATGGAATTCAGCATCTCCTATTTCGAAGAAAAGATCCCGCAGATCAAGGTTATAAGGCCTGAAGCCACCTATCTGCTCTGGCTCGACTGCCGAAAGTTAGGCTTAAACAACGAAGAGCTAAAAAAATTTATGATCAAGAAGGCTAAAGTCGGGCTGGACGATGGGCCTCCTTTTGGCCCGGGCGGCGAGGGTTTTCAAAGGATGAACATCGCCTGCCCTCGGGCAGTTCTGGAACAAGGGCTGAAGCGCATTGAGAGCGCGGTCAGGGCCTTATAA
- a CDS encoding SDR family oxidoreductase, producing MRLKNQVAVVTGGGGGLGEGICLCLAGQGADVIVSDVKQELADKVAAKVKEQGRKSLAVRTDVRKADECQALIDTALKEMGRLDILVCCAGVSGASLYSPSEDPTAIENLSEEVWDLTIDVNLKGVFLCNRAVIPHFKQQGKGKIINISSVAGRKGSANLPIYGASKAGVINFTQAVASQLAPFHINVNTVCPGIIYTPMWAEGIRRIIEFRPEFKGMAPEEAFKLMAQTTIPFQRPQTPEDIGNAVVFFASEEAKEITGQALNVDGGTAFN from the coding sequence ATGCGTTTAAAGAATCAGGTTGCGGTGGTAACCGGTGGCGGCGGTGGGCTTGGTGAAGGCATCTGCCTCTGCCTGGCCGGCCAAGGCGCTGACGTGATCGTCAGTGATGTCAAGCAGGAGCTGGCAGATAAGGTGGCTGCTAAAGTAAAGGAGCAAGGCAGGAAATCCCTGGCCGTCAGAACGGACGTGCGAAAGGCGGATGAATGTCAGGCCCTCATTGATACAGCGCTTAAGGAGATGGGCCGTTTGGATATCCTGGTCTGCTGCGCCGGGGTTAGCGGCGCGTCATTGTATTCACCATCGGAAGACCCAACGGCTATCGAGAACTTGTCAGAGGAAGTCTGGGACCTGACCATTGACGTGAATCTCAAGGGCGTTTTTTTATGCAACCGGGCTGTCATCCCGCATTTTAAGCAGCAGGGCAAGGGTAAGATCATCAATATTTCTTCGGTGGCCGGGCGGAAAGGATCAGCTAATCTTCCTATTTACGGCGCCTCCAAAGCAGGCGTGATCAATTTTACCCAGGCCGTGGCCAGTCAGCTTGCGCCCTTTCATATTAATGTCAACACAGTCTGCCCCGGCATCATTTACACTCCGATGTGGGCTGAGGGAATCAGGAGAATAATTGAATTCAGACCGGAGTTCAAAGGGATGGCCCCTGAGGAAGCCTTTAAACTCATGGCTCAAACGACCATTCCTTTCCAGAGGCCTCAGACCCCGGAAGATATCGGGAACGCGGTTGTTTTTTTTGCTTCGGAAGAGGCCAAAGAGATTACCGGGCAGGCCCTTAATGTAGACGGCGGCACGGCTTTTAATTAA
- a CDS encoding acyl-CoA dehydrogenase family protein produces MDFKLSDREELLRKSIREWAEKEIPPHMEAMEETGEFPVDLIKPMADMGINGVITPQEYGGTGMGHLARVIVLEELGRVCPAIPMAMQVHHMCAYALDICGSEEQKKKYLPGLAKGETLGVLSVTDPSGGSDLAGMQTSAKLEGDKYIINGRKCFATNAHVSDTWIIIARTGEGRKGLSAFIVEKDFPGAKLGRKEDKVGLRGANTGELVFQDCEAPAENLLGNEGEGMTIALRSIVECGRPGMASVGLGILNAALEEAVKFANERTAYGQPISRLQQIQVHLAEIYSDLELARLAAYRVGWMVDQGMRVEPESALAKSFACEAAARSARRAIEVHGSYGVMKEYKVQRLLRDAVVAIPAGGTAEIAKIVLGRAAMSAAG; encoded by the coding sequence ATGGATTTTAAACTGTCTGATCGTGAGGAACTATTGCGTAAATCAATTCGCGAGTGGGCCGAAAAAGAGATTCCCCCCCATATGGAGGCCATGGAAGAAACCGGCGAGTTTCCTGTGGACCTGATCAAACCTATGGCCGATATGGGCATCAACGGCGTGATTACCCCCCAGGAATACGGCGGCACCGGCATGGGTCATTTGGCTCGGGTAATTGTCCTGGAAGAACTGGGCCGCGTCTGCCCGGCCATACCTATGGCTATGCAGGTCCACCACATGTGCGCCTACGCTCTTGACATCTGCGGTAGCGAAGAACAGAAAAAGAAATACTTGCCAGGGCTGGCCAAAGGCGAGACATTGGGCGTGCTGTCAGTAACCGATCCTTCCGGAGGCTCTGATCTGGCCGGGATGCAGACCTCGGCCAAGCTGGAAGGCGATAAGTACATCATCAACGGTCGCAAGTGCTTCGCCACCAACGCCCATGTCTCGGATACCTGGATCATTATTGCCCGGACCGGCGAAGGCCGCAAGGGGCTTTCCGCCTTCATCGTGGAAAAGGATTTCCCCGGGGCCAAGCTGGGCCGTAAGGAGGACAAAGTCGGCTTGCGTGGCGCTAACACCGGTGAACTGGTCTTCCAGGACTGCGAGGCGCCTGCCGAGAATTTGCTGGGGAACGAAGGTGAAGGCATGACCATCGCCCTCCGAAGCATCGTCGAATGCGGCAGACCGGGCATGGCGTCAGTAGGCCTGGGTATTCTTAACGCCGCCCTTGAGGAGGCGGTAAAGTTCGCCAACGAGCGGACAGCTTATGGTCAACCCATTTCCAGACTACAGCAGATTCAGGTTCACCTGGCCGAAATCTACTCCGATCTGGAACTGGCCAGGTTAGCCGCCTATCGCGTCGGGTGGATGGTAGATCAGGGGATGCGGGTGGAACCCGAGTCAGCCCTTGCAAAATCATTCGCATGCGAAGCAGCCGCCAGGTCTGCCCGCCGGGCCATCGAGGTTCACGGCAGCTACGGCGTCATGAAGGAATACAAAGTCCAGCGCCTCTTGCGAGACGCCGTGGTCGCTATCCCGGCTGGAGGTACAGCCGAGATTGCCAAGATCGTTTTAGGCAGAGCGGCTATGTCTGCCGCGGGTTAA
- a CDS encoding electron transfer flavoprotein subunit beta/FixA family protein, which produces MRIIVCLKSVPDPKHWNKLKLDPETKTLIREGIPSTINPLDKNALEEALRLNEKQGGEVIVISMAPLEMIPVLQEALAMGANRAVLLSDRAFSGSDTLGTAYVLAEAIKAIGNFDLILCGNETIDGGTAQVSAQISEFLDVPNLMFVSQIEYSPGLPFKVRSQIELGYRVVEIAPPMVLSVVKEINEPRYVTMMNILAAEEKEIQVWTSEDLNLTEPCVGLADSPTQMADLFIPERGRNAEMLDQDAEIQAKELADRLHRLGFC; this is translated from the coding sequence ATGCGAATAATTGTTTGTTTGAAATCGGTTCCTGACCCAAAACACTGGAACAAACTGAAGCTGGACCCAGAGACCAAGACCCTGATTCGCGAAGGCATACCTTCGACGATCAACCCTTTGGACAAAAACGCCCTTGAAGAGGCCTTGAGATTAAATGAAAAGCAAGGAGGGGAGGTCATCGTAATCAGTATGGCCCCATTGGAGATGATACCTGTCCTCCAGGAAGCTCTTGCCATGGGCGCTAACCGGGCGGTGCTTCTATCTGACCGGGCTTTCAGTGGTTCCGACACTTTGGGCACGGCCTATGTTCTGGCAGAGGCTATTAAAGCTATTGGCAATTTTGATCTCATCCTCTGCGGGAACGAAACTATTGACGGTGGTACGGCCCAGGTCAGTGCACAGATATCGGAGTTCCTGGACGTCCCCAATTTGATGTTTGTCAGCCAAATTGAGTACTCTCCGGGGCTGCCCTTTAAGGTCCGGTCCCAGATCGAACTCGGCTATCGGGTCGTGGAGATCGCCCCGCCTATGGTCCTGTCTGTGGTTAAGGAGATAAACGAGCCGAGATATGTGACCATGATGAATATCTTGGCCGCCGAAGAGAAAGAGATTCAGGTCTGGACGTCGGAAGACCTTAATTTGACCGAACCATGCGTCGGTCTGGCTGACTCGCCCACTCAGATGGCCGACCTGTTTATACCTGAGCGAGGCCGTAATGCTGAAATGCTTGATCAAGACGCCGAAATCCAGGCAAAAGAACTGGCTGACAGACTTCACCGCTTAGGATTCTGTTAA
- a CDS encoding electron transfer flavoprotein subunit alpha/FixB family protein, with the protein MGSSESKIWVFVEHRQGQLIEVGLELVQKALDLGRQAKWKVAAVLVGHHVSALAEEILTYGVNEVLMADDPLLKDYCNQAYAKTLATAVRHNQPEIFLLGATAMGMDLGPRLAAKLRTGLSAHCIDLELTDAGELLAVVPGWGGSIMAKISCLRTRPQMATVKPGVFDLPQSGQPRGRIITLDPVVDTKDITYRIVEVEREEVQQSDLDTAEVVVAGGWGVGAAENWKLIQDLASVLGGAVGATRPAVDEGWAEEKQMIGTSGRTVKPKLYIGVALSGHMHHMVGIKNPDLMVGINQDRTAPIFTHCDIGLVGDFKEILPKLITAIKPFFDR; encoded by the coding sequence ATGGGCTCATCTGAAAGCAAAATTTGGGTATTTGTGGAGCATCGCCAGGGACAGCTGATCGAAGTTGGCCTGGAACTGGTTCAAAAAGCGTTAGACCTCGGTAGACAGGCCAAATGGAAAGTAGCCGCTGTTCTGGTTGGCCACCATGTTTCTGCCTTGGCCGAGGAAATCCTGACTTACGGGGTCAATGAGGTCCTGATGGCGGATGATCCGCTTCTTAAGGATTACTGCAATCAGGCCTATGCCAAGACACTTGCCACGGCTGTGCGGCATAATCAGCCTGAAATTTTTTTGCTGGGCGCCACAGCCATGGGTATGGACCTTGGGCCTCGTCTGGCCGCCAAGTTACGGACCGGGTTATCGGCCCATTGTATAGACCTTGAGCTCACTGACGCAGGTGAGCTTTTAGCCGTGGTTCCGGGTTGGGGCGGCAGTATCATGGCCAAGATAAGTTGCCTCAGGACTCGTCCCCAGATGGCCACAGTCAAGCCAGGAGTATTCGACCTCCCTCAATCGGGGCAACCCAGAGGTCGAATAATCACGCTGGATCCGGTTGTTGACACCAAAGACATTACCTATCGGATCGTGGAAGTTGAGCGAGAGGAAGTACAGCAAAGCGACTTGGATACGGCAGAGGTGGTCGTTGCCGGAGGTTGGGGGGTTGGCGCCGCAGAAAATTGGAAGCTGATCCAAGACCTGGCTTCGGTCCTGGGCGGCGCCGTCGGAGCGACCAGGCCCGCAGTAGATGAGGGCTGGGCTGAGGAAAAGCAGATGATAGGGACAAGCGGCCGAACGGTTAAACCGAAACTCTATATTGGAGTCGCCCTATCCGGCCACATGCACCATATGGTCGGCATCAAAAATCCAGATTTAATGGTGGGTATCAACCAGGACCGAACAGCACCAATCTTCACCCACTGTGACATCGGACTTGTTGGTGATTTTAAGGAGATATTACCAAAGCTCATCACAGCCATCAAGCCCTTCTTTGATCGGTAA